The Komagataeibacter sp. FNDCR2 nucleotide sequence CTGAACCTGCGTGGCCGTGGCGACGCCGGGGCGGGTGCTGCCATCGGTATAGAAAGCCGCCTTCTGGTGCGGGTTTTCGCCATAACGCAGGCTTTCGCGCTTTTCACCCGCCACGATCATGCGCGGGGGCAGCACGTCCCCTTCCTGCCGGGCGAACCATGTGGCGATGGCCGCGTCGTAAGCGGCGGTGCGGGCATAGGCCGCGCCGGCCAGGGCCGTGCGCTGCGCCAGCGTGGTGCCGCCATTGCCCAGCGCGGTCATGATCTCCCCATATTGCGCCGGGTCGGTCACGATGGCGACATGGGCATGGTTCTTGGCCGCCGCGCGGATCAGGGCCGGGCCGCCGATATCGATATTCTCGATACAGTCCTCCGCCCCGGCGCCGGAGGCCACCGTGGCCTCGAACGGGTAAAGGTTCACCGCCACGAGGTCGATCGGGGCGATCTGGTGTTCTTCCATCTGCCGGACATGGGCGGGCAGATCGCGCCGGCCAAGGATGCCGCCATGCACCTGCGGCACCAGCGTCTTGACGCGGCCGTCAAGAATTTCCGGAAAGCCGGTATGTTCCGATACGTCACGCACGGCGATGCCAGCCTCCCGCAGGGTGCGGGCGGACCCTCCTGTCGAGAGGATTTCGGCGCCATGGGCGACAAGGGCACGGGCGAGGTCAAGCAGGCCGCTCTTGTCGGAAACGGAAATCAGGGCACGCCGAACCGGCACGGTCTTCGGGGGGGTCATCAGCGGGTGACCTTTCACGCAAGCTGGAAATGAGCCAATGCGGGTGGATTAGTCCAACCGTGTTGCGCTGGGCAATAAGCGAAATGCCATGGCAGGCCCCTGCACGGCGGAAATCAGGGGTGAACGCAGGCCCGCAGGGTCGCCAGCAGGTCCGGCCTGCGCGGGATTTCGTGGCCATCGAGCATCGCGACTTCACGCGCGCACAGGCTGTTGAGGGTAAAGAGGGCCTCCGCCCCGCGCAGCATGTCCGGCGTCATGCGCCGTATATGCAGCAATCCCGCATCCACAAGCACGCCACGGGCGGTTCCGGGCAGCGCACCATCGGAAACCGGCGGCGTGACAGGCTGCCCGTCTATGCAGGCGACCAGCGTGCTGGCGCTGGTCTCGGCCACGTATCCACCGCGATTGAGCAGCACGGCATCATCCGCGCCATGGCGGCCGGCATCCATCCGGGCAAGGATGGAAGGCAGGTAATTCAGGCTTTTCACGCGCGAAAGCACGCTATCCTCATCACGGCGGTACGGGGATGTGACCAGCCGGACCGGCCCCTGCGGCGCGATCGTGGCCGATGCCGTGACCAGAACGGTCGGGGCGATCTCGGCCGGGGGCAGCAGCCCGCGCGGCCCTGGCCCCCGCGTGCAGGTCAGCCGGAGTGAACCGGCCCCCAGCGCGCAGGCCGCCAGCATTTCATCCACCGCCGCCGCGAGCCGTGCGCGATCCGGCACGGGAAGCATGAGGATCGTGGCACCTTCCGCAAGCCTGCGCATATGACGGTCGAAATGCATGACATGCCCGCTCGAGACACGCATGGTCTCGAACAGGCCATCGCCCAACAGGAAGCCACGATCCGCCGGGTCGATACGCGCCTGCCCCGCGGGCAGCAGACGGCCGTTCAGCCAGACCGGCAATGGCGCCATTACGGTCATGCGCCCGCGCCCTCCGGCGGGTTCCCGAAAATCGCCAGAAGGGCGGTTATTTTCAACTGCATTTCACGATATTCGCGCATCGGGTCGGAATCGAAGGTGATGCCCCCCCCGGCGGCGGCGATGATGTGGTGCCGCGTCATGACCAGCGTGCGGATGATGACCGAACTGTCCATCGCGCCATCGCACCCGATCCAGGCCACGACACCGCAATAGGCCCCACGGGGGGAGGCTTCCAGTTCATCGATAATCTGCATGGCGCGATGTTTTGGCGCGCCGGTCACGGAGCCGGGCGGCAGCGTGGCGCGCAGCAGGTCGGGCGCGTCACACCCTTCGCGCAGTTGCCCCGTCACTTCCGACACCAGATGATGCACATGGGCAAACCGCTCGACACCGAACAGTTCGGATACCGCGACGCTGCCCAAAGTCGCCACGCGCCCGATGTCATTGCGCATGAGATCCACGATCATCAGGTTTTCCGCCTGTTCCTTGGCGTCATGGCGCAGAGCGTGGGCCAGGTGCGCATCCTCGGCGGGGGTTGCGCCGCGCGGGGCCGTGCCCTTGATGGGCCGGGTGCTGATCGCGCCATGGGCCGCAAGGGAGACAAACCGCTCGGGCGAAGCGCCGAGAAGGGCCCATTCCCCATTACCCGACAGAAACGCCCCGAAGGGCGCGGGAGAGGCCGCACGCAGGGTACGATAGATATCAACCGGCGCAAGCCCGGCGGGCCGCGCCGCGCGCATGCGGCCGGTGATGTTGACCTGAAACACCTCGCCCGCCGCGATCCGCTCCACCGCCTGCGCCACGCGCCGCCGGTAGGTCGCGCCATCCTGATCCGCCACAAAACGCACGCATGGCAGGACAGGCGCGGGAGATGGCGGGGAAATCGCTTCCCATCGCGCGATCAGGGCCGCCGCGCGGTCCGCTGTCATGCGGGCGGGACCGGATGTGGCCAGCCATGCCGCACCCGTTGCGCGGTCCAGAACGAAGGCATGGTCATACAGGCCGAACGCCGCCTCCGGCTCGCCCGCTTCCGCCATATGCCGCGTACCGATGGCTTCCATCCGCTGGCCCGCGCCATAGCCGATGAACCCGACCGCCCCCCCGGCAAAGGGCACCTGTGGCGGGCATGTGCCCCCCGCGGGCAGGCACTGGCGCAGCAGCACGGCAAGATCCCGGCTGTCGGGCCGTCCATCCAGCAGGCACCGGCCCGCCTGCTGCACGATCACATGAAGGGGGTCACGGCAGACGATCACCCACCGCGCCCGTGCGCCCACCTCGCCCCCGCTATCCAGGCAGGCCAGCCATGGCAGATGCCCCCACGCGGCCAGAACAGCATCCACATCCCGCCATGGCAGGGGCCAGAGCACCTGGTGCCTATTCATCCGTGGCGGGGCGCATAGTGGCCGCGTATGTGGCGAGCATGGCGCTGACCTCCTGCCCGTCCACGGCTTCCAGCGCGCGGCTGGCCATGCGGCGGCAGTCATCCATCGAGACGGCCCTGATCGCGCGCTTGACGCGCGGCACGGCGGAGGCATGCATGGAAAAGGACCGCAGCCCAAGCCCCACCAGCAGGGGCACCGCCTGGGGGTCGGACGCCATTTCCCCACAGATGGAGACCGGCCTGCGCTGGCGCAGCGCGGCATCCGCCGTCATGCGCACCAGTTGCAGCACGGCGGGATGAAACGGGTCGTACAGGGCGGCCACATCCGTTGCCGCCCGATCCGCCGCAAGGGTGTACATGGTCAGGTCATTGGTCCCGATGGCGAAGAAATCCGCCTCCTGCGCCATGACATCGGCCATAAGGGCGGCGGCCGGGGTTTCGATCATGACACCAAGGGGCGGCAACGGATCGGGTATTTCCACCCCCTTGCGCCGCAGCCTGCGCCCGACGCGGGCATAAATCTCACGCGCGATGCGCAGTTCCCCCACCGAGGAGACGAGCGGCAGCATGACCCGCACCGGCCCCGCGCGGGCGGCGCGCAGGATGGCGGCGAACTGTGTTTCCAGAATCGCGCGGTGCTGGAGCAGCAGCCTGATGCCGCGTATGCCCAGCGCCGGATTGATGTCTCCGCCATCGCCAATGCCCGCGCGCGCCAGGGCATCGCTGTTTTTCTCGCTGCCCCAGTCCACCACGCGAATCGTCACCGGATCCCCCGCCATGGCGGTGATCATGGGCTGGTAAACCGCTTCCTGCTGGACTTCATCGGGCACGGTTTCAGCGTTCATGAACAGGAATTCGCTGCGTAACAGCCCGATCCCCGCCGCACCGGACTGCGCGATCATGGGCAGCTCGGCCGGAATTTCCAGATTGGCCTGAAGGGTCAGCACCTCCCCGCTGGAAAGCCGCGCGGGCAGGCGGCGCAGGCGGCCCAGTGTCTGGCGTTCACGCGCATAGGCCGCGACCTCCACCCTTGCCGCCGCCGCCGTGCGGGTGGAGGGGCGGATGATGATCTGCCCGGTCGTGCCATTCACCACCAGCCGGGTGCGCCGCCCCAGTTGCGCCAGAAGCCCATGCGCCGCCAGAACGGCGGGAACCCCCAGCGCGCGCAGCAGGATGGCGGTGTGGCCGGTACTGCCGCCTTCCTCCGTCACGACGGCGGCGATGCGTGAGGGGTCGATCAGGGCGGCATCGGCGGGGCGGATCTGCTCGGCCACCAGAATGGCCCCGTCGGGCAGGGCGGAAAAGGAACGGTAGGGCGTGCCGCTGAGGTTCCGGATCAGCCTGCGCCCGATTTCACGGAATTCGCCCGCGCGGCGGCGGGCGGCCACCGCGTCCTCCCCTTCCGGGGCGGGCCTGCCGGGGGGGGCGAGCATGAACCCGGCCAGCGCCTCGGTTTCCTGCATCACGGCGGCTTCGGCCACCATGCCCTGGTCCAGCCGCACCTCGATCCCACGGCGCAGGCGTGAGGGGCCAAGCATGCGCCGATAGACTTCCAGCAGCGACCCGATTTCCACCTGCCCATCTTCGGGCAGCAGGGAAAGGCGGTCATGCAGCCGCACAAGTTGGGCCACCGAACGGCTGACCGCGTCGTGCAGCCGGGTGCGTTCATGCGCGGGGTCGCAGTCGCGGCGCGCGATGTCCACCGCCGGGGCCACGGGTTCATGCGCGATCGCGGCGTAGCCGATCGCCACACCGGGGGAGACCGGCTGCCCTTCCAGCCTGACCTCTCCCGCACGGACCCGGCGCGCGGGGGAGCGTTCAGTCGTCTTCATCAAACCCGGCCCCGACCAGCTTTACCAGGGCCGTGAGCGCCTGCGCCGCCTGCGGGCCCTGCGTGGCGATGCGGATCGTCTCGCCCCGGCCCGCCCCCAGCATCATGAGCCCCATGATGGAATGACCGCAGACCGTCATGTCCGCATGGATGACCTCGACGGACGCATCGAATTTTTCCGCCACCGTCACGAATTTTGCGGCGGCGCGCGCATGCAGTCCGCGCTGGTTGACAATGCCCACATCCGCCGTGTGGGCCATATCCTGGTCCCGCGCCATGGGTTAGTCCCCATGCCCCGCGATGCTGTCGGCCCCGCCCAGACAGTCACCTGTGCCGGACAGACAGGCGGGCGGCAGGTGCGAGGCGACCGATATGTAGCGCCTGCCCGCCGCTTCCGCCCCGGTCAGGCAGTCCTGCATGCTGGCATGGCCGCGCATCTGCGCAAGCTTGACCAGCATGGGCATGTTCACGCCCGCCAGCACTTCCACCCGGTCATTCTTCAGGGCGGACAGCGCCACATTCGACGGCGTGCTGCCGAACATGTCAGTCAGCAGGATGACGCCTTCGCCACTGTCCACCGACTCGATGGCTTCAAGCAGCGCGCACCGGCAGCTTCCCGGCACGGCGGCGGGGGTGACATTGAACACGGTCGCCTGCGCCTGCGGGCCGACCACGTGTTCGAGCTCCCCCTTCAGGGTCTCGCCCAGAATACCATGCATCACGAACACAAGGCCGATCATTTGGGGACTGTCCGCTCCGTTGTTTCCGACAGTCCACGCGGGCGATTGGCCCAGCGCCAGCTGCTGCGCCCCTGACGGGCAAGTTCTCGATGCATGACCACGACCGGCCATGATTCATGGGGATGGGCGTTTCCCACCCGTTGCGCAAGCCTGCGCGCCAGCGCCTCCACCAGGGTGACGGAACGGTGTCGCCCCCCTGAACAGCCCAGCGCGATGGTCGCGTATTTCTTCCCCTCCCGCACGAAACGCGGCAGCACGAGTTCCAGAATTCCCACGATCCGGTCAAGGAATTCCTGATAATCGGGGTCTTTTTCCACATATTCGGCAACCGCCGCATCCAGCCCGGTCATGGCGGACAGCGTGGGTTCATAATAGGGATTGGTCAGGAAACGGGCGTCGAACACCATATCCGCCTCCCGCGGGAGACCGGCGGGAAAGGCGAAGGACATGAGGGCGACCGTCAGCCCGTCCAGCCCACCGGCCGACCATTCCCCGAACCGGGCCTCGACAAGCTGGCGCAGTTCGGGCGGCGGCAGGTCGGAAGTGTCGATCACCACATCCGCCGCCTCACGCAGGGGGGATGTCAGGCTGATTTCGGATTCGATCCCTTCCTTCACGGTGCCATGCGCGGCCTGCGGGTGGCGCCTGCGGGTGGCGGTGTAACGGCTGAGCAGCACGCTTTCCTCCGCCGTGGCGTAGATCAGTTCCGCGCTGAGGCCGGGATTGGCGCGCAGCCGGGCCAGCGCGGCCAGCACGGCGGAGGCGTCGAAACCGCGCGTGCGCGAATCCACCCCCACCGCCACGGGCCGTTCGGCGCGGGCCACGATTTCGTCCAGCATGCCAAGCGGCGGATTGTCGATCACCTCATGGCCCAGATCCTCCAGAATACGGAGAATCGAGGATTTTCCCGCCCCGGACAGGCCGGTCACCAGCAGGATGCGACGGGGAAGGGGGGTGTCTTCGTGCATGGTATCAGTCACGCAGAACCTGACTTCCGTCAGCCATATGCCGTATGACAGATCGCTGTATCATGACGTGATCGAGACCTTTTCCTGATCCTATTGTTCCCCGAAAGGGCAATAATGAAAAGTGACGGCAGCATCACATCTGCCTCTCATCCAGCAACTGCCTATGCCCGGCCACGCAATCCAGCACCAGCCCGACCCGGGCCACGGCGGAAGGCAGCGCGGGATCAAGCAGGAATTCCGGCCTGCCCGTCACCTTATCACATCGCGGCCCGCGCGGCAGGCGCGCAGCATAGTCCCGCGGGGTCACCAGCCTTGCAACAGCGGCAATACGCACCCGTTCACGCCAGCCCATGCGCACGATTCCGATCCCGCGCACTTCCAGCAGCCCGGCCAGCGGCGGCGGGGCGCTGGCCCAGCCATCATGCAGGCGGACCCGGTCATCCGCCACGAGATCATATCCCGCATCGACAAGGCGCAGCAGCAGATCCGACTTGCCCGCGCCCGATGGCCCGACCAGCAGAATCCCCTGCTCGCGCCGCGCCGCGCAGGAAGCATGGATCTGGACCGGATCGTTCATGAATTTAAGACTTATCCGAAAGCGGTCGTTCCGGCGAAAGAAAAATTTCTATGGACAAAAGATGACCATTTTGTGATTCTGGTGCAAATGCAAGAAAATATGCTGTTTCGCTCTCCGCCAGAAATAGAAATCCGCCACCTGACCGGTGTCGATGCCGCAACGGGGACGTTCGGGCCAGATGTGTTCAGCCAGATCCGCCAGGCGCTGGCGGACGGGATGGCGCAGCTCGCGCTTCATGGCCTGACGGCGCAAAACGTGACGCGCATCGTGTTCGTCCTGTCCGAGACCGAGGGATTCAGCACCTGTTTCCCGTTGCTCAATGACCTGTTCGGCCGAACCTGCCCGGCAACGACCCTGCGCCTGGTCGATCATTTCGACAATCCCGGCCAGCTTGCCGAAATCCGGCTGGTCGCGATGGCGGAGCAGGAAACCGAAATCATATAGCCCGCACGGCCATGACCAGCATGGATTCCCGACGGAGGGGGGAAAACGGCTGCCCGACAGCCCGGATCCCGTTTGCCGGAAACCATATATTGACGATTCGGTTTTTTACTGGAGATGCAGGATCGTGGTGGAGCTGAGGGGAATCGAACCCCTGACCTCCTCATTGCGAACGAGGCGCTCTCCCATCTGAGCTACAGCCCCACATCCTGCGCGATAAATACCCGCCCCACCGGGCAAGTCAAGGCCCATTTTCCAGCCTGCCACCTGTTTTCCACCTGACATGCCCCATTCATAGCGGTTGTATGCGGGGCCTGCGGACACTAAATTCCCTTTCCCGTCATCTACGAAAGTTGGCCCGTTGATTTCCATCATCTTTCAGCTGCTGTTTGAACTCATCCAGCTTTATACATGGGTTGTGCTGCTGGCCTGTCTGTTCAGCTTTCTCATCGGCTTTGGCATTCTGGATCCGCGCAACCAGATTGTCTGGAAGATATCGAATTTCCTCTACCGCATGACCGAGCCCCTGCTGCGCCCGATCCGTAACGTGCTGCCCAATGTCGCCAATATCGACCTCAGCCCGCTCGTGCTGCTTCTGCTCATCCAGTATGTGCTGATGCCGCTCATGGGCCGGATCTATGGCATGCTCATGGTCGGGATCGCCTGATCCCACGCCCCTGTCACGGGCCGCTTCTTCCTTCAGACCGAATTCCGGGAGTTGTTTTACATGAAAAAATCCAACCGTTTCCTGACCCTTCTCGCCGCCCTGCCCGTGGCGGCGGCCCTTTCGGGCGCGCCCGCGCATGCGCAGGGTCTGGGTGGGCTGACCGGCGGCTCATCGGGTGGCCTGGGTGGCGGGGCGGCGGGGCTGCTTGCGGGCAGCGGGCTCAACATCCCCTCCGTCTCCTCGCTCGCGCCCTCCAACGTGACGGGGCTGCTGGGCTACTGCGTGGAAAACAACTACCTTCAGGGCAACACCCCCTCGACGCTGCTTTCATCGCTGAAGCAGAAGGCCGGGTTCGACACCACGGGAAGCCAGTACACAAACGGCCAGAAGGGTATCCTGGACACCGGGAACGGCAACACCTTCTCGCTCGCCACGCTGAGCGGCAACCTCAAGCACAAGGTCACCACCAAGGTGTGCAACGCGGTGCTGAAGCAGGGCCAGTCCCTGCTCTGAGCATAACGGCTCCGTCCGCCCGTTTTCAGAACGGGCGGACAACCACCATGATGACGATGACCATCATGAGAACGGTCGG carries:
- a CDS encoding aminotransferase class IV gives rise to the protein MTVMAPLPVWLNGRLLPAGQARIDPADRGFLLGDGLFETMRVSSGHVMHFDRHMRRLAEGATILMLPVPDRARLAAAVDEMLAACALGAGSLRLTCTRGPGPRGLLPPAEIAPTVLVTASATIAPQGPVRLVTSPYRRDEDSVLSRVKSLNYLPSILARMDAGRHGADDAVLLNRGGYVAETSASTLVACIDGQPVTPPVSDGALPGTARGVLVDAGLLHIRRMTPDMLRGAEALFTLNSLCAREVAMLDGHEIPRRPDLLATLRACVHP
- the pabB gene encoding aminodeoxychorismate synthase component I; this translates as MLWPLPWRDVDAVLAAWGHLPWLACLDSGGEVGARARWVIVCRDPLHVIVQQAGRCLLDGRPDSRDLAVLLRQCLPAGGTCPPQVPFAGGAVGFIGYGAGQRMEAIGTRHMAEAGEPEAAFGLYDHAFVLDRATGAAWLATSGPARMTADRAAALIARWEAISPPSPAPVLPCVRFVADQDGATYRRRVAQAVERIAAGEVFQVNITGRMRAARPAGLAPVDIYRTLRAASPAPFGAFLSGNGEWALLGASPERFVSLAAHGAISTRPIKGTAPRGATPAEDAHLAHALRHDAKEQAENLMIVDLMRNDIGRVATLGSVAVSELFGVERFAHVHHLVSEVTGQLREGCDAPDLLRATLPPGSVTGAPKHRAMQIIDELEASPRGAYCGVVAWIGCDGAMDSSVIIRTLVMTRHHIIAAAGGGITFDSDPMREYREMQLKITALLAIFGNPPEGAGA
- the ptsP gene encoding phosphoenolpyruvate--protein phosphotransferase — translated: MKTTERSPARRVRAGEVRLEGQPVSPGVAIGYAAIAHEPVAPAVDIARRDCDPAHERTRLHDAVSRSVAQLVRLHDRLSLLPEDGQVEIGSLLEVYRRMLGPSRLRRGIEVRLDQGMVAEAAVMQETEALAGFMLAPPGRPAPEGEDAVAARRRAGEFREIGRRLIRNLSGTPYRSFSALPDGAILVAEQIRPADAALIDPSRIAAVVTEEGGSTGHTAILLRALGVPAVLAAHGLLAQLGRRTRLVVNGTTGQIIIRPSTRTAAAARVEVAAYARERQTLGRLRRLPARLSSGEVLTLQANLEIPAELPMIAQSGAAGIGLLRSEFLFMNAETVPDEVQQEAVYQPMITAMAGDPVTIRVVDWGSEKNSDALARAGIGDGGDINPALGIRGIRLLLQHRAILETQFAAILRAARAGPVRVMLPLVSSVGELRIAREIYARVGRRLRRKGVEIPDPLPPLGVMIETPAAALMADVMAQEADFFAIGTNDLTMYTLAADRAATDVAALYDPFHPAVLQLVRMTADAALRQRRPVSICGEMASDPQAVPLLVGLGLRSFSMHASAVPRVKRAIRAVSMDDCRRMASRALEAVDGQEVSAMLATYAATMRPATDE
- a CDS encoding HPr family phosphocarrier protein; protein product: MARDQDMAHTADVGIVNQRGLHARAAAKFVTVAEKFDASVEVIHADMTVCGHSIMGLMMLGAGRGETIRIATQGPQAAQALTALVKLVGAGFDEDD
- a CDS encoding PTS sugar transporter subunit IIA — its product is MIGLVFVMHGILGETLKGELEHVVGPQAQATVFNVTPAAVPGSCRCALLEAIESVDSGEGVILLTDMFGSTPSNVALSALKNDRVEVLAGVNMPMLVKLAQMRGHASMQDCLTGAEAAGRRYISVASHLPPACLSGTGDCLGGADSIAGHGD
- the rapZ gene encoding RNase adapter RapZ; amino-acid sequence: MHEDTPLPRRILLVTGLSGAGKSSILRILEDLGHEVIDNPPLGMLDEIVARAERPVAVGVDSRTRGFDASAVLAALARLRANPGLSAELIYATAEESVLLSRYTATRRRHPQAAHGTVKEGIESEISLTSPLREAADVVIDTSDLPPPELRQLVEARFGEWSAGGLDGLTVALMSFAFPAGLPREADMVFDARFLTNPYYEPTLSAMTGLDAAVAEYVEKDPDYQEFLDRIVGILELVLPRFVREGKKYATIALGCSGGRHRSVTLVEALARRLAQRVGNAHPHESWPVVVMHRELARQGRSSWRWANRPRGLSETTERTVPK
- a CDS encoding HPr kinase/phosphorylase; this encodes MNDPVQIHASCAARREQGILLVGPSGAGKSDLLLRLVDAGYDLVADDRVRLHDGWASAPPPLAGLLEVRGIGIVRMGWRERVRIAAVARLVTPRDYAARLPRGPRCDKVTGRPEFLLDPALPSAVARVGLVLDCVAGHRQLLDERQM
- a CDS encoding RidA family protein, which codes for MDLDRIVHEFKTYPKAVVPAKEKFLWTKDDHFVILVQMQENMLFRSPPEIEIRHLTGVDAATGTFGPDVFSQIRQALADGMAQLALHGLTAQNVTRIVFVLSETEGFSTCFPLLNDLFGRTCPATTLRLVDHFDNPGQLAEIRLVAMAEQETEII
- a CDS encoding YggT family protein, yielding MISIIFQLLFELIQLYTWVVLLACLFSFLIGFGILDPRNQIVWKISNFLYRMTEPLLRPIRNVLPNVANIDLSPLVLLLLIQYVLMPLMGRIYGMLMVGIA
- a CDS encoding YjjA family protein, which produces MKKSNRFLTLLAALPVAAALSGAPAHAQGLGGLTGGSSGGLGGGAAGLLAGSGLNIPSVSSLAPSNVTGLLGYCVENNYLQGNTPSTLLSSLKQKAGFDTTGSQYTNGQKGILDTGNGNTFSLATLSGNLKHKVTTKVCNAVLKQGQSLL